Proteins encoded in a region of the Homo sapiens chromosome 9, GRCh38.p14 Primary Assembly genome:
- the SLC2A6 gene encoding solute carrier family 2, facilitated glucose transporter member 6 isoform X4, giving the protein MQEPLLGAEGPDYDTFPEKPPPSPGDRARVGTLQNKRVFLATFAAVLGNFSFGYALVYTSPVIPALERSLDPDLHLTKSQASWFGSVFTLGAAAGGLSAMILNDLLGRKLSIMFSAVPSAAGYALMAGAHGLWMLLLGRTLTGFAGGLTAACIPVYVSEIAPPGVRGALGATPQLMAVFGSLSLYALGKPPAAVALAGCGRGGACAHHDPAAQLHAQLAALPALSGQGRRGPAGAGLAAWDGRRCPLGVRADPGQRPETEQPSIVG; this is encoded by the exons ATGCAGGAGCCGCTGCTGGGAGCCGAGGGCCCGGACTACGACACCTTCCCCGAGAAGCCGCCCCCGTCGCCAGGGGACAGGGCGCGGGTCGG GACCCTGCAGAACAAAAGGGTGTTCCTGGCCACCTTCGCCGCAGTGCTCGGCAATTTCAGCTTTGGGTATGCCCTGGTCTACACATcccctgtcatcccagccctGGAGCGCTCCTTGGATCCTGACCTGCATCTGACCAAATCCCAGGCATCCTGGTTTGGG TCCGTGTTCACCCTGGGAGCAGCGGCCGGAGGCCTGAGTGCCATGATCCTCAACGACCTCCTGGGCCGGAAGCTGAGCATCATGTTCTCAGCTGTGCCGTCGGCGGCCGGCTATGCGCTCATGGCGGGTGCGCACGGCCTCTGGATGCTGCTGCTCGGAAGGACGCTGACGGGCTTCGCCGGGGGGCTCACAGCTGCCTGCATCCCG GTGTACGTGTCTGAGATTGCTCCCCCAGGCGTTCGTGGGGCTCTGGGGGCCACACCCCAGCTCATGGCAGTGTTCGGATCCCTGTCCCTCTACGCCCTTGGCAA GCCTCCTGCTGCCGTGGCGCTGGCTGGCTGTGGCCGGGGAGGCGCCTGTGCTCATCATGATCCTGCTGCTCAGCTTCATGCCCAACTCGCCGCGCTTCCTGCTCTCTCGGGGCAGGGACGAAGAGGCCCTGCGGGCGCTGGCCTGGCTGCGTGGGACGGACGTCGATGTCCACTGGGAGTTCGAGCAGATCCAGGACAACGTCCGGAGACAG AGCAGCCGAGTATCGTGGGCTGA
- the SLC2A6 gene encoding solute carrier family 2, facilitated glucose transporter member 6 isoform X1 → MQEPLLGAEGPDYDTFPEKPPPSPGDRARVGTLQNKRVFLATFAAVLGNFSFGYALVYTSPVIPALERSLDPDLHLTKSQASWFGSVFTLGAAAGGLSAMILNDLLGRKLSIMFSAVPSAAGYALMAGAHGLWMLLLGRTLTGFAGGLTAACIPVYVSEIAPPGVRGALGATPQLMAVFGSLSLYALGLLLPWRWLAVAGEAPVLIMILLLSFMPNSPRFLLSRGRDEEALRALAWLRGTDVDVHWEFEQIQDNVRRQSSRVSWAEARAPHVCRPITVALLMRLLQQLTGITPILVYLQSIFDSTAVLLPPKDDAAIVGAVRLLSVLIAALTMDLAGRKVLLFVSASAGPWPRPVVQKGPLGLRVDTLAVTLHGGSLTRGWRQSLLPCWGSLVPDTSWTTQVSRGSAEGALRETAGSEGPGPTRPPVCPQRPSCLLPT, encoded by the exons ATGCAGGAGCCGCTGCTGGGAGCCGAGGGCCCGGACTACGACACCTTCCCCGAGAAGCCGCCCCCGTCGCCAGGGGACAGGGCGCGGGTCGG GACCCTGCAGAACAAAAGGGTGTTCCTGGCCACCTTCGCCGCAGTGCTCGGCAATTTCAGCTTTGGGTATGCCCTGGTCTACACATcccctgtcatcccagccctGGAGCGCTCCTTGGATCCTGACCTGCATCTGACCAAATCCCAGGCATCCTGGTTTGGG TCCGTGTTCACCCTGGGAGCAGCGGCCGGAGGCCTGAGTGCCATGATCCTCAACGACCTCCTGGGCCGGAAGCTGAGCATCATGTTCTCAGCTGTGCCGTCGGCGGCCGGCTATGCGCTCATGGCGGGTGCGCACGGCCTCTGGATGCTGCTGCTCGGAAGGACGCTGACGGGCTTCGCCGGGGGGCTCACAGCTGCCTGCATCCCG GTGTACGTGTCTGAGATTGCTCCCCCAGGCGTTCGTGGGGCTCTGGGGGCCACACCCCAGCTCATGGCAGTGTTCGGATCCCTGTCCCTCTACGCCCTTG GCCTCCTGCTGCCGTGGCGCTGGCTGGCTGTGGCCGGGGAGGCGCCTGTGCTCATCATGATCCTGCTGCTCAGCTTCATGCCCAACTCGCCGCGCTTCCTGCTCTCTCGGGGCAGGGACGAAGAGGCCCTGCGGGCGCTGGCCTGGCTGCGTGGGACGGACGTCGATGTCCACTGGGAGTTCGAGCAGATCCAGGACAACGTCCGGAGACAG AGCAGCCGAGTATCGTGGGCTGAGGCACGGGCCCCACACGTGTGCCGGCCCATCACCGTGGCCTTGCTGATGCGCCTCCTGCAGCAGCTGACGGGCATCACGCCCATCCTGGTCTACCTGCAGTCCATCTTCGACAGCACCGCTGTCCTGCTG CCCCCCAAGGACGACGCAGCCATCGTTGGGGCCGTGCGGCTCCTGTCCGTGCTGATCGCCGCCCTCACCATGGACCTCGCAGGCCGCAAGGTGCTGCTCTTCGTCTCAG CATCGGCAGGGCCCTGGCCCAGGCCAGTGGTCCAGAAAGGTCCGCTGGGGCTCCGAGTGGACACACTGGCTGTGACACTCCACGGTGGGAGCCTAACACGCGGCTGGAGACAGAGCTTGCTGCCCTGCTGGGGGTCTCTAGTCCCAGACACGAGCTGGACCACGCAAGTATCAAGGGGCTCTGCAGAAGGAGCTCTGAGAGAAACagctggctcagagggtcctggCCCCACGAGGCCACCTGTCTGTCCACAGCGGCCATCATGTTTGCTGCCAACCTGA
- the SLC2A6 gene encoding solute carrier family 2, facilitated glucose transporter member 6 isoform X5 translates to MQEPLLGAEGPDYDTFPEKPPPSPGDRARVGTLQNKRVFLATFAAVLGNFSFGYALVYTSPVIPALERSLDPDLHLTKSQASWFGSVFTLGAAAGGLSAMILNDLLGRKLSIMFSAVPSAAGYALMAGAHGLWMLLLGRTLTGFAGGLTAACIPVYVSEIAPPGVRGALGATPQLMAVFGSLSLYALGLLLPWRWLAVAGEAPVLIMILLLSFMPNSPRFLLSRGRDEEALRALAWLRGTDVDVHWEFEQIQDNVRRQPSIVG, encoded by the exons ATGCAGGAGCCGCTGCTGGGAGCCGAGGGCCCGGACTACGACACCTTCCCCGAGAAGCCGCCCCCGTCGCCAGGGGACAGGGCGCGGGTCGG GACCCTGCAGAACAAAAGGGTGTTCCTGGCCACCTTCGCCGCAGTGCTCGGCAATTTCAGCTTTGGGTATGCCCTGGTCTACACATcccctgtcatcccagccctGGAGCGCTCCTTGGATCCTGACCTGCATCTGACCAAATCCCAGGCATCCTGGTTTGGG TCCGTGTTCACCCTGGGAGCAGCGGCCGGAGGCCTGAGTGCCATGATCCTCAACGACCTCCTGGGCCGGAAGCTGAGCATCATGTTCTCAGCTGTGCCGTCGGCGGCCGGCTATGCGCTCATGGCGGGTGCGCACGGCCTCTGGATGCTGCTGCTCGGAAGGACGCTGACGGGCTTCGCCGGGGGGCTCACAGCTGCCTGCATCCCG GTGTACGTGTCTGAGATTGCTCCCCCAGGCGTTCGTGGGGCTCTGGGGGCCACACCCCAGCTCATGGCAGTGTTCGGATCCCTGTCCCTCTACGCCCTTG GCCTCCTGCTGCCGTGGCGCTGGCTGGCTGTGGCCGGGGAGGCGCCTGTGCTCATCATGATCCTGCTGCTCAGCTTCATGCCCAACTCGCCGCGCTTCCTGCTCTCTCGGGGCAGGGACGAAGAGGCCCTGCGGGCGCTGGCCTGGCTGCGTGGGACGGACGTCGATGTCCACTGGGAGTTCGAGCAGATCCAGGACAACGTCCGGAGACAG CCGAGTATCGTGGGCTGA
- the SLC2A6 gene encoding solute carrier family 2, facilitated glucose transporter member 6 isoform X2 gives MILLLSFMPNSPRFLLSRGRDEEALRALAWLRGTDVDVHWEFEQIQDNVRRQSSRVSWAEARAPHVCRPITVALLMRLLQQLTGITPILVYLQSIFDSTAVLLPPKDDAAIVGAVRLLSVLIAALTMDLAGRKVLLFVSAAIMFAANLTLGLYIHFGPRPLSPNSTAGLESESWGDLAQPLAAPAGYLTLVPLLATMLFIMGYAVGWGPITWLLMSEVLPLRARGVASGLCVLASWLTAFVLTKSFLPVVSTFGLQVPFFFFAAICLVSLVFTGCCVPETKGRSLEQIESFFRTGRRSFLR, from the exons ATGATCCTGCTGCTCAGCTTCATGCCCAACTCGCCGCGCTTCCTGCTCTCTCGGGGCAGGGACGAAGAGGCCCTGCGGGCGCTGGCCTGGCTGCGTGGGACGGACGTCGATGTCCACTGGGAGTTCGAGCAGATCCAGGACAACGTCCGGAGACAG AGCAGCCGAGTATCGTGGGCTGAGGCACGGGCCCCACACGTGTGCCGGCCCATCACCGTGGCCTTGCTGATGCGCCTCCTGCAGCAGCTGACGGGCATCACGCCCATCCTGGTCTACCTGCAGTCCATCTTCGACAGCACCGCTGTCCTGCTG CCCCCCAAGGACGACGCAGCCATCGTTGGGGCCGTGCGGCTCCTGTCCGTGCTGATCGCCGCCCTCACCATGGACCTCGCAGGCCGCAAGGTGCTGCTCTTCGTCTCAG CGGCCATCATGTTTGCTGCCAACCTGACTCTGGGGCTGTACATCCACTTTGGCCCCAGGCCTCTGAGCCCCAACAGCACTGCGGGCCTGGAAAGCGAGTCCTGGGGGGACTTGGCGCAGCCCCTGGCAGCACCCGCTGGCTACCTCACCCTGGTGCCCCTGCTGGCCACCATGCTCTTCATCATGg GCTACGCCGTGGGCTGGGGTCCCATCACCTGGCTGCTCATGTCTGAGGTCCTGCCCCTGCGTGCCCGTGGCGTGGCCTCAGGGCTCTGCGTGCTGGCCAGCTGGCTCACCGCCTTCGTCCTCACCAAGTCCTTCCTGCCAGTGGTG AGCACCTTCGGCCTCCAGGTGCCTTTCTTCTTCTTCGCGGCCATCTGCTTGGTGAGCCTGGTGTTCACAGGCTGCTGTGTGCCCGAGACCAAGGGACGGTCCCTGGAGCAGATCGAGTCCTTCTTCCGCACGGGGAGAAGGTCCTTCTTGCGCTAG
- the SLC2A6 gene encoding solute carrier family 2, facilitated glucose transporter member 6 isoform 1 (isoform 1 is encoded by transcript variant 1): MQEPLLGAEGPDYDTFPEKPPPSPGDRARVGTLQNKRVFLATFAAVLGNFSFGYALVYTSPVIPALERSLDPDLHLTKSQASWFGSVFTLGAAAGGLSAMILNDLLGRKLSIMFSAVPSAAGYALMAGAHGLWMLLLGRTLTGFAGGLTAACIPVYVSEIAPPGVRGALGATPQLMAVFGSLSLYALGLLLPWRWLAVAGEAPVLIMILLLSFMPNSPRFLLSRGRDEEALRALAWLRGTDVDVHWEFEQIQDNVRRQSSRVSWAEARAPHVCRPITVALLMRLLQQLTGITPILVYLQSIFDSTAVLLPPKDDAAIVGAVRLLSVLIAALTMDLAGRKVLLFVSAAIMFAANLTLGLYIHFGPRPLSPNSTAGLESESWGDLAQPLAAPAGYLTLVPLLATMLFIMGYAVGWGPITWLLMSEVLPLRARGVASGLCVLASWLTAFVLTKSFLPVVSTFGLQVPFFFFAAICLVSLVFTGCCVPETKGRSLEQIESFFRTGRRSFLR; this comes from the exons ATGCAGGAGCCGCTGCTGGGAGCCGAGGGCCCGGACTACGACACCTTCCCCGAGAAGCCGCCCCCGTCGCCAGGGGACAGGGCGCGGGTCGG GACCCTGCAGAACAAAAGGGTGTTCCTGGCCACCTTCGCCGCAGTGCTCGGCAATTTCAGCTTTGGGTATGCCCTGGTCTACACATcccctgtcatcccagccctGGAGCGCTCCTTGGATCCTGACCTGCATCTGACCAAATCCCAGGCATCCTGGTTTGGG TCCGTGTTCACCCTGGGAGCAGCGGCCGGAGGCCTGAGTGCCATGATCCTCAACGACCTCCTGGGCCGGAAGCTGAGCATCATGTTCTCAGCTGTGCCGTCGGCGGCCGGCTATGCGCTCATGGCGGGTGCGCACGGCCTCTGGATGCTGCTGCTCGGAAGGACGCTGACGGGCTTCGCCGGGGGGCTCACAGCTGCCTGCATCCCG GTGTACGTGTCTGAGATTGCTCCCCCAGGCGTTCGTGGGGCTCTGGGGGCCACACCCCAGCTCATGGCAGTGTTCGGATCCCTGTCCCTCTACGCCCTTG GCCTCCTGCTGCCGTGGCGCTGGCTGGCTGTGGCCGGGGAGGCGCCTGTGCTCATCATGATCCTGCTGCTCAGCTTCATGCCCAACTCGCCGCGCTTCCTGCTCTCTCGGGGCAGGGACGAAGAGGCCCTGCGGGCGCTGGCCTGGCTGCGTGGGACGGACGTCGATGTCCACTGGGAGTTCGAGCAGATCCAGGACAACGTCCGGAGACAG AGCAGCCGAGTATCGTGGGCTGAGGCACGGGCCCCACACGTGTGCCGGCCCATCACCGTGGCCTTGCTGATGCGCCTCCTGCAGCAGCTGACGGGCATCACGCCCATCCTGGTCTACCTGCAGTCCATCTTCGACAGCACCGCTGTCCTGCTG CCCCCCAAGGACGACGCAGCCATCGTTGGGGCCGTGCGGCTCCTGTCCGTGCTGATCGCCGCCCTCACCATGGACCTCGCAGGCCGCAAGGTGCTGCTCTTCGTCTCAG CGGCCATCATGTTTGCTGCCAACCTGACTCTGGGGCTGTACATCCACTTTGGCCCCAGGCCTCTGAGCCCCAACAGCACTGCGGGCCTGGAAAGCGAGTCCTGGGGGGACTTGGCGCAGCCCCTGGCAGCACCCGCTGGCTACCTCACCCTGGTGCCCCTGCTGGCCACCATGCTCTTCATCATGg GCTACGCCGTGGGCTGGGGTCCCATCACCTGGCTGCTCATGTCTGAGGTCCTGCCCCTGCGTGCCCGTGGCGTGGCCTCAGGGCTCTGCGTGCTGGCCAGCTGGCTCACCGCCTTCGTCCTCACCAAGTCCTTCCTGCCAGTGGTG AGCACCTTCGGCCTCCAGGTGCCTTTCTTCTTCTTCGCGGCCATCTGCTTGGTGAGCCTGGTGTTCACAGGCTGCTGTGTGCCCGAGACCAAGGGACGGTCCCTGGAGCAGATCGAGTCCTTCTTCCGCACGGGGAGAAGGTCCTTCTTGCGCTAG
- the SLC2A6 gene encoding solute carrier family 2, facilitated glucose transporter member 6 isoform X3: MQEPLLGAEGPDYDTFPEKPPPSPGDRARVGTLQNKRVFLATFAAVLGNFSFGYALVYTSPVIPALERSLDPDLHLTKSQASWFGSVFTLGAAAGGLSAMILNDLLGRKLSIMFSAVPSAAGYALMAGAHGLWMLLLGRTLTGFAGGLTAACIPVYVSEIAPPGVRGALGATPQLMAVFGSLSLYALGKPPAAVALAGCGRGGACAHHDPAAQLHAQLAALPALSGQGRRGPAGAGLAAWDGRRCPLGVRADPGQRPETAEYRGLRHGPHTCAGPSPWPC; the protein is encoded by the exons ATGCAGGAGCCGCTGCTGGGAGCCGAGGGCCCGGACTACGACACCTTCCCCGAGAAGCCGCCCCCGTCGCCAGGGGACAGGGCGCGGGTCGG GACCCTGCAGAACAAAAGGGTGTTCCTGGCCACCTTCGCCGCAGTGCTCGGCAATTTCAGCTTTGGGTATGCCCTGGTCTACACATcccctgtcatcccagccctGGAGCGCTCCTTGGATCCTGACCTGCATCTGACCAAATCCCAGGCATCCTGGTTTGGG TCCGTGTTCACCCTGGGAGCAGCGGCCGGAGGCCTGAGTGCCATGATCCTCAACGACCTCCTGGGCCGGAAGCTGAGCATCATGTTCTCAGCTGTGCCGTCGGCGGCCGGCTATGCGCTCATGGCGGGTGCGCACGGCCTCTGGATGCTGCTGCTCGGAAGGACGCTGACGGGCTTCGCCGGGGGGCTCACAGCTGCCTGCATCCCG GTGTACGTGTCTGAGATTGCTCCCCCAGGCGTTCGTGGGGCTCTGGGGGCCACACCCCAGCTCATGGCAGTGTTCGGATCCCTGTCCCTCTACGCCCTTGGCAA GCCTCCTGCTGCCGTGGCGCTGGCTGGCTGTGGCCGGGGAGGCGCCTGTGCTCATCATGATCCTGCTGCTCAGCTTCATGCCCAACTCGCCGCGCTTCCTGCTCTCTCGGGGCAGGGACGAAGAGGCCCTGCGGGCGCTGGCCTGGCTGCGTGGGACGGACGTCGATGTCCACTGGGAGTTCGAGCAGATCCAGGACAACGTCCGGAGACAG CCGAGTATCGTGGGCTGAGGCACGGGCCCCACACGTGTGCCGGCCCATCACCGTGGCCTTGCTGA
- the SLC2A6 gene encoding solute carrier family 2, facilitated glucose transporter member 6 isoform X6, with translation MSTGSSSRSRTTSGDSRVSWAEARAPHVCRPITVALLMRLLQQLTGITPILVYLQSIFDSTAVLLPPKDDAAIVGAVRLLSVLIAALTMDLAGRKVLLFVSAAIMFAANLTLGLYIHFGPRPLSPNSTAGLESESWGDLAQPLAAPAGYLTLVPLLATMLFIMGYAVGWGPITWLLMSEVLPLRARGVASGLCVLASWLTAFVLTKSFLPVVSTFGLQVPFFFFAAICLVSLVFTGCCVPETKGRSLEQIESFFRTGRRSFLR, from the exons ATGTCCACTGGGAGTTCGAGCAGATCCAGGACAACGTCCGGAGACAG CCGAGTATCGTGGGCTGAGGCACGGGCCCCACACGTGTGCCGGCCCATCACCGTGGCCTTGCTGATGCGCCTCCTGCAGCAGCTGACGGGCATCACGCCCATCCTGGTCTACCTGCAGTCCATCTTCGACAGCACCGCTGTCCTGCTG CCCCCCAAGGACGACGCAGCCATCGTTGGGGCCGTGCGGCTCCTGTCCGTGCTGATCGCCGCCCTCACCATGGACCTCGCAGGCCGCAAGGTGCTGCTCTTCGTCTCAG CGGCCATCATGTTTGCTGCCAACCTGACTCTGGGGCTGTACATCCACTTTGGCCCCAGGCCTCTGAGCCCCAACAGCACTGCGGGCCTGGAAAGCGAGTCCTGGGGGGACTTGGCGCAGCCCCTGGCAGCACCCGCTGGCTACCTCACCCTGGTGCCCCTGCTGGCCACCATGCTCTTCATCATGg GCTACGCCGTGGGCTGGGGTCCCATCACCTGGCTGCTCATGTCTGAGGTCCTGCCCCTGCGTGCCCGTGGCGTGGCCTCAGGGCTCTGCGTGCTGGCCAGCTGGCTCACCGCCTTCGTCCTCACCAAGTCCTTCCTGCCAGTGGTG AGCACCTTCGGCCTCCAGGTGCCTTTCTTCTTCTTCGCGGCCATCTGCTTGGTGAGCCTGGTGTTCACAGGCTGCTGTGTGCCCGAGACCAAGGGACGGTCCCTGGAGCAGATCGAGTCCTTCTTCCGCACGGGGAGAAGGTCCTTCTTGCGCTAG
- the SLC2A6 gene encoding solute carrier family 2, facilitated glucose transporter member 6 isoform 2 (isoform 2 is encoded by transcript variant 2) codes for MQEPLLGAEGPDYDTFPEKPPPSPGDRARVGTLQNKRVFLATFAAVLGNFSFGYALVYTSPVIPALERSLDPDLHLTKSQASWFGSVFTLGAAAGGLSAMILNDLLGRKLSIMFSAVPSAAGYALMAGAHGLWMLLLGRTLTGFAGGLTAACIPVYVSEIAPPGVRGALGATPQLMAVFGSLSLYALGLLLPWRWLAVAGEAPVLIMILLLSFMPNSPRFLLSRGRDEEALRALAWLRGTDVDVHWEFEQIQDNVRRQSSRVSWAEARAPHVCRPITVALLMRLLQQLTGITPILVYLQSIFDSTAVLLPPKDDAAIVGAVRLLSVLIAALTMDLAGRKVLLFVSGYAVGWGPITWLLMSEVLPLRARGVASGLCVLASWLTAFVLTKSFLPVVSTFGLQVPFFFFAAICLVSLVFTGCCVPETKGRSLEQIESFFRTGRRSFLR; via the exons ATGCAGGAGCCGCTGCTGGGAGCCGAGGGCCCGGACTACGACACCTTCCCCGAGAAGCCGCCCCCGTCGCCAGGGGACAGGGCGCGGGTCGG GACCCTGCAGAACAAAAGGGTGTTCCTGGCCACCTTCGCCGCAGTGCTCGGCAATTTCAGCTTTGGGTATGCCCTGGTCTACACATcccctgtcatcccagccctGGAGCGCTCCTTGGATCCTGACCTGCATCTGACCAAATCCCAGGCATCCTGGTTTGGG TCCGTGTTCACCCTGGGAGCAGCGGCCGGAGGCCTGAGTGCCATGATCCTCAACGACCTCCTGGGCCGGAAGCTGAGCATCATGTTCTCAGCTGTGCCGTCGGCGGCCGGCTATGCGCTCATGGCGGGTGCGCACGGCCTCTGGATGCTGCTGCTCGGAAGGACGCTGACGGGCTTCGCCGGGGGGCTCACAGCTGCCTGCATCCCG GTGTACGTGTCTGAGATTGCTCCCCCAGGCGTTCGTGGGGCTCTGGGGGCCACACCCCAGCTCATGGCAGTGTTCGGATCCCTGTCCCTCTACGCCCTTG GCCTCCTGCTGCCGTGGCGCTGGCTGGCTGTGGCCGGGGAGGCGCCTGTGCTCATCATGATCCTGCTGCTCAGCTTCATGCCCAACTCGCCGCGCTTCCTGCTCTCTCGGGGCAGGGACGAAGAGGCCCTGCGGGCGCTGGCCTGGCTGCGTGGGACGGACGTCGATGTCCACTGGGAGTTCGAGCAGATCCAGGACAACGTCCGGAGACAG AGCAGCCGAGTATCGTGGGCTGAGGCACGGGCCCCACACGTGTGCCGGCCCATCACCGTGGCCTTGCTGATGCGCCTCCTGCAGCAGCTGACGGGCATCACGCCCATCCTGGTCTACCTGCAGTCCATCTTCGACAGCACCGCTGTCCTGCTG CCCCCCAAGGACGACGCAGCCATCGTTGGGGCCGTGCGGCTCCTGTCCGTGCTGATCGCCGCCCTCACCATGGACCTCGCAGGCCGCAAGGTGCTGCTCTTCGTCTCAG GCTACGCCGTGGGCTGGGGTCCCATCACCTGGCTGCTCATGTCTGAGGTCCTGCCCCTGCGTGCCCGTGGCGTGGCCTCAGGGCTCTGCGTGCTGGCCAGCTGGCTCACCGCCTTCGTCCTCACCAAGTCCTTCCTGCCAGTGGTG AGCACCTTCGGCCTCCAGGTGCCTTTCTTCTTCTTCGCGGCCATCTGCTTGGTGAGCCTGGTGTTCACAGGCTGCTGTGTGCCCGAGACCAAGGGACGGTCCCTGGAGCAGATCGAGTCCTTCTTCCGCACGGGGAGAAGGTCCTTCTTGCGCTAG